Part of the Neisseria brasiliensis genome is shown below.
CCGCGAAAAACGGGTTATGGCCTGATAATTTTAAGGCTTGCGCGTAGGTCGGCAATTCGCTGTTTTCCGGCACCACATCATGCAGCATGTAAACATGTTCCACACGACATTCGGCCATTAAATCCAAGAAATTTTGCTGGATAACGGCGATGTTGTCGGTTGGCGACAAGGTCCAAGTATAGACCTGCGGCGCAATTTCAAACGCGCTGCCGGTGGCGTTAAAGCCGAACTGAATCAGCCCGCCGGCTTTAGCGGCCACCACCACACCCACGCGCGGGCTTTGCATGCGGATCGCGCGGATGGCGTTGGTGGCGAAAACGTCCATCGCCATGCGTTGGCGCATGTGGCTGCCGGTTGTCAGTGCAGACAGCGGCGCATCAGGCGACAGGGGATTGACGAATAAGGTTAAGCCCGGCTGGGTGAGGGCTTCCTGCCATACCTGCATCAGCGGCAAAGCGGCTTTTAACAGGTTTTGATTGAGCGATTCTTGCAATTTTTTGTCACCGTAGCCCAAGGCAAACACCACATGCACCGATTGGCCGCTAGGAATCCGCAATTCAGACGGCGTAAATTGAGCGGCAAATTGCGCAGCGGCTTCAGGATTTTGTTTGGCTTCAAAC
Proteins encoded:
- a CDS encoding conjugal transfer protein, whose amino-acid sequence is MNTPFILADTRPYPETPVKNNLLLHASNLAHSTSAAQRKLSAESLQTEIRGMFQQNYYLGLSVAMSMVADAESYKVLLDNLTTVLNAEKDEESQWFAMPLVLVAGCNQEQTLPLNVPTAALFAVLENHPHLRAFNQATWLPFLVPSTVLSEINAGQWFEAKQNPEAAAQFAAQFTPSELRIPSGQSVHVVFALGYGDKKLQESLNQNLLKAALPLMQVWQEALTQPGLTLFVNPLSPDAPLSALTTGSHMRQRMAMDVFATNAIRAIRMQSPRVGVVVAAKAGGLIQFGFNATGSAFEIAPQVYTWTLSPTDNIAVIQQNFLDLMAECRVEHVYMLHDVVPENSELPTYAQALKLSGHNPFFAE